A window of Campylobacter pinnipediorum subsp. pinnipediorum contains these coding sequences:
- a CDS encoding proton-conducting transporter membrane subunit: MVEIYLLFVLSAIISMCFYKNPKLAVKAGFGLSAISCFIAMSHFVCNMGVSDSFLLGGNFLYSPNFALNPLGNFFSFVVVFIGFASSIYGMSYANEYIKKANVAVFASLFSAFILSMLLVISANNVFCFVVLWELMTLISSFLILVNDGKGTLKAVMIYLGIAQIGAFCITCGLLLLSYYANSTEFSEFANLNMPLGASIVVFILFLIGFGSKAGMWPFHVWLPLAHPAAPSNVSALMSGVMIKVALFTLVKFTLYLPLSPYFGLTILALGAASSLFGVLYALCQHDYKALLAYHSVENIGIILLGLGTGIYGLAQNDAVLAAIGFLAGCYHVVNHAIFKGLLFLCAGSVLHATHTRDMEVLGGLAKKMPWTAIGMFIGSMAITALPPVNGFVSEWLTYQGMLQGALKDSVVARYAFTFSVVALALTGALAVMCFVKVYSVIFAGTPRDMKIFEHAKESPIGMILGIAILTLACIAFGIGASTVADYIMQVVNSITPSSFSAQTEFGSVASPMGSFISTPLIAVILCSTMILPFIMLAVMKANKTAPRETDPWACGFKYNQRMQSTAGPFTGDLRKIMQWLFRSEKKVISKDYFSPVEYHNHPKDIWWGLFYEPFINLSKKIADKIGIFQSGYTNVYSFYIIIYLCLMLAVSYFLI; the protein is encoded by the coding sequence ATGGTTGAAATTTATTTGCTTTTTGTATTAAGCGCTATTATTAGTATGTGTTTTTATAAAAATCCAAAATTAGCCGTAAAGGCTGGATTTGGACTTAGTGCGATTAGTTGCTTTATAGCTATGAGTCATTTTGTATGCAATATGGGTGTTAGTGATAGCTTTTTGCTTGGTGGAAATTTTTTATATTCTCCAAATTTTGCACTAAACCCACTTGGTAACTTTTTTAGCTTTGTGGTTGTATTTATAGGTTTTGCAAGTAGTATTTATGGTATGAGCTATGCAAACGAATATATCAAAAAAGCAAATGTTGCTGTTTTTGCAAGTTTGTTTAGCGCTTTTATCTTGTCAATGCTTCTTGTAATTAGTGCAAACAATGTATTTTGCTTTGTTGTTCTTTGGGAGTTGATGACACTTATATCATCTTTCTTGATTTTAGTAAACGATGGTAAAGGCACTCTAAAAGCTGTTATGATATATCTAGGTATAGCTCAAATAGGAGCATTTTGTATAACTTGTGGTTTGCTTTTATTGTCTTATTATGCAAACAGCACAGAATTTAGCGAGTTTGCAAACCTAAATATGCCTTTAGGTGCTTCAATAGTTGTATTTATATTATTTTTGATTGGTTTTGGTTCAAAAGCTGGTATGTGGCCATTTCATGTTTGGCTTCCGCTAGCTCACCCAGCTGCCCCATCAAATGTATCAGCTCTTATGAGTGGTGTTATGATAAAAGTTGCATTATTTACACTTGTTAAATTTACACTTTACTTGCCACTTAGCCCTTATTTTGGTCTTACTATATTAGCTTTGGGCGCAGCTAGCTCATTGTTTGGTGTTTTGTATGCGCTTTGCCAACACGACTATAAAGCTTTGTTGGCGTATCACTCAGTTGAAAATATAGGAATTATACTTCTTGGTCTTGGAACAGGAATTTATGGTCTTGCACAAAACGATGCTGTTTTGGCAGCTATAGGATTTTTAGCTGGTTGCTATCACGTTGTAAATCACGCTATATTTAAAGGACTTTTATTCCTTTGTGCCGGTTCGGTTTTGCACGCAACTCACACAAGAGATATGGAAGTTTTGGGCGGTCTTGCAAAAAAAATGCCTTGGACAGCTATTGGTATGTTTATAGGAAGTATGGCGATCACAGCTCTTCCTCCTGTAAATGGTTTTGTCTCTGAGTGGCTTACATATCAAGGTATGCTTCAAGGTGCATTAAAAGATAGTGTTGTCGCTAGATATGCTTTTACATTTTCTGTTGTTGCATTGGCATTAACTGGTGCTTTGGCTGTAATGTGTTTTGTAAAAGTTTATTCTGTTATATTTGCCGGAACACCAAGAGATATGAAAATTTTTGAACATGCAAAAGAAAGCCCTATAGGAATGATACTTGGTATAGCAATACTAACATTAGCTTGTATAGCTTTTGGTATCGGCGCAAGCACTGTTGCAGATTATATAATGCAAGTTGTAAACTCAATAACTCCAAGCTCTTTTAGTGCTCAGACAGAGTTTGGTTCAGTTGCATCACCTATGGGTAGCTTTATATCTACTCCTTTAATAGCTGTAATTTTGTGTTCTACAATGATACTTCCTTTTATAATGCTTGCTGTTATGAAAGCAAATAAAACAGCACCAAGAGAAACAGACCCTTGGGCTTGCGGTTTTAAATACAACCAAAGAATGCAAAGCACAGCGGGTCCTTTTACTGGAGATCTTAGAAAAATAATGCAATGGCTATTTCGTTCAGAGAAAAAAGTCATCAGTAAAGATTACTTCTCTCCTGTTGAGTACCATAATCATCCAAAAGATATTTGGTGGGGATTGTTTTATGAACCTTTTATAAATTTAAGCAAAAAAATAGCTGATAAAATAGGTATTTTTCAAAGCGGATATACAAATGTTTATTCATTTTATATCATTATATATCTTTGTTTAATGCTTGCAGTTAGCTATTTCTTGATATAA
- a CDS encoding respiratory chain complex I subunit 1 family protein: MQTIFLMIFQVVVIVLVAPLFDGMARKLRAKLQSKQGSDFFQTYRDIKKLFKRGRTTPSCSHWVFRYAPFVLFATAAGILAAIPITYSQNSDFGAYADIFVIIYLGALFRFIFGATSMDSGNPFAATGGSREQMIGIFVEPVMIMCLIVVMLAAKTSNLVEIQEMVKTGTIGYQIPSFAVASIAFLWCMYAETGRKPFDLAEAEQELQEGLLGEYAGYDLGLVQAALILKQFAMIGLFLTIFEPWNFSNPILAIIVFVIKTGVFYVAAVFIDNFGPRFKITSSLRKNALFALGISFIALSLYALGV, encoded by the coding sequence ATGCAAACTATATTTTTAATGATATTTCAAGTTGTTGTGATAGTCCTTGTAGCACCTTTGTTTGATGGTATGGCAAGAAAACTTAGAGCAAAACTCCAATCAAAACAAGGGAGCGATTTTTTTCAGACTTATCGTGACATAAAAAAATTATTTAAACGAGGAAGAACAACTCCTTCTTGTTCTCATTGGGTTTTTAGATATGCGCCTTTTGTTTTGTTTGCTACGGCAGCAGGAATATTAGCTGCTATACCTATTACATATAGTCAAAATTCTGATTTTGGTGCTTATGCTGATATATTTGTGATTATTTATCTAGGCGCTTTGTTTAGATTTATATTTGGTGCAACATCTATGGATAGCGGAAACCCTTTTGCAGCAACTGGCGGAAGCAGGGAGCAGATGATAGGAATTTTTGTTGAACCTGTTATGATTATGTGTCTTATTGTTGTAATGCTTGCAGCAAAAACATCAAATTTGGTTGAAATCCAAGAAATGGTAAAAACAGGCACCATAGGATATCAAATTCCTAGTTTTGCTGTTGCTTCTATAGCTTTTTTATGGTGTATGTATGCTGAAACAGGAAGAAAGCCTTTTGACCTTGCCGAAGCTGAGCAAGAGCTTCAAGAGGGTTTGCTTGGTGAGTATGCTGGATATGATTTGGGTTTAGTTCAAGCAGCTTTGATATTAAAACAATTTGCAATGATAGGTCTGTTTTTGACTATATTTGAGCCTTGGAATTTCTCAAATCCAATTTTAGCAATTATAGTTTTTGTTATAAAAACAGGTGTGTTTTATGTAGCCGCTGTTTTTATAGATAACTTCGGACCACGCTTTAAAATTACATCAAGTCTCCGTAAAAATGCACTTTTTGCACTTGGTATCTCTTTTATAGCGTTAAGTCTTTATGCTTTAGGAGTTTAA
- the hyfE gene encoding hydrogenase 4 membrane subunit, with amino-acid sequence MGIIDTISIAMIATSLAVFGLRGLKLSVFVYAIQTLLLVSMFFVLSSKFDAHELRNWAYVAFFTKVLFVPSILLFVIKKLNVVSEDEPVGGFFVSPVVAMGFSLAIAMSIHGVFLEFSLIKEKIALIASATIFMMGIFGFILRNSFIKQILSYCLFENGIHLSLGLMAFNSHELVELGILTDALFAVIIMSVLAVRFYKIYDSLDTSKATNLRG; translated from the coding sequence ATGGGTATTATAGATACAATATCTATCGCTATGATAGCGACATCTTTGGCTGTTTTTGGGTTGAGAGGTCTTAAATTATCAGTTTTTGTTTATGCAATTCAGACATTGCTTTTAGTGAGTATGTTTTTTGTTTTATCTTCAAAATTTGATGCTCACGAGCTTAGAAATTGGGCTTATGTTGCCTTTTTTACAAAGGTTTTATTTGTCCCATCTATTTTGTTGTTTGTGATAAAAAAATTAAATGTTGTGAGTGAAGATGAGCCGGTTGGCGGATTTTTTGTTAGCCCTGTTGTGGCTATGGGATTTTCTTTAGCAATAGCCATGAGTATACACGGTGTTTTTTTAGAGTTTTCTCTTATCAAAGAAAAAATAGCCCTAATAGCTTCAGCTACTATATTTATGATGGGTATTTTTGGGTTCATACTTAGAAACTCATTTATTAAACAGATACTTTCTTATTGTCTTTTTGAAAATGGAATACATCTAAGCCTTGGTTTGATGGCTTTTAATTCACACGAATTAGTTGAACTAGGAATTTTAACAGATGCACTTTTTGCTGTAATCATAATGAGTGTATTAGCTGTTAGATTTTATAAAATTTACGATAGCCTTGATACTTCTAAGGCTACAAATTTAAGGGGGTAG
- a CDS encoding hydrogenase 4 subunit F gives MSSLSLLLITPLIGALVLFFAPKWHKQLNFIHILVSGLTSLILLFNVSKVLQDGAFFTDDKFLFLDGLGSVFLVLIAVTGFLVNLYSTTYMKWEVADRHINLDTLKKYYSLCHVFIFTMSLSVVCNNIAFMWAAIEATTLASVFLVAINKDKKSTESGYKYIVLCSIGLAFALYATILLYSATFANLGDGESSMLYTNIIENAKNLNPDIAKLIFVFALIGFGTKAGLAPTHTWLPDVHAQGPAPISALLSGVLLKCAMLAIFRYYAIVSNAIGFEFTQNVMLISGTITLFVSAFFLMRQHDVKRMFAYHSIAHMGVIAFALGVGGKIGIFAALFHCLAHSFTKALAFCSTGNIARIYGHKDMSKMGGMVKIAPVTTMMFGAAVCSLVGVPAFAIFVSEFLVFKQAITSGQFGAVALFAVALTIIFIADFSHFNMASFGESKGEIAHKKEMSLIENIPLIALCVLIVVFGLWHVDSFYTLVENGVRIIMRG, from the coding sequence ATGAGTAGTTTAAGCTTATTGTTAATCACGCCTTTAATAGGTGCATTAGTGCTATTTTTTGCTCCAAAATGGCATAAACAACTAAATTTTATACATATATTAGTGTCAGGTTTGACTTCACTAATATTGCTTTTTAATGTTAGCAAAGTATTGCAAGATGGGGCTTTTTTTACTGATGATAAGTTTTTGTTTTTGGATGGATTAGGAAGTGTGTTTTTGGTTTTGATAGCAGTAACTGGCTTTTTGGTGAATTTATATTCAACAACATATATGAAATGGGAAGTAGCTGATAGACATATTAATTTAGATACATTAAAAAAATACTACTCTCTTTGTCATGTGTTTATATTTACAATGAGCCTTAGTGTTGTTTGTAATAATATAGCTTTTATGTGGGCAGCTATTGAAGCAACAACTTTGGCTTCTGTCTTTTTAGTTGCTATAAATAAAGATAAAAAATCTACAGAGAGTGGTTATAAATATATAGTTTTATGTTCTATAGGTTTGGCATTTGCTCTTTATGCAACCATACTTTTGTATTCAGCAACATTTGCAAATCTAGGTGATGGGGAGTCATCTATGCTATATACAAACATAATTGAAAATGCTAAAAATCTAAACCCAGATATTGCAAAACTTATATTTGTGTTTGCTTTGATTGGTTTTGGAACAAAAGCAGGTTTAGCACCAACTCATACATGGCTGCCAGATGTTCACGCACAAGGTCCGGCTCCTATATCAGCGCTTCTTTCTGGTGTGCTTTTAAAATGCGCTATGCTTGCTATTTTTAGATATTACGCTATTGTATCAAATGCAATTGGATTTGAATTTACACAAAATGTTATGCTTATTTCTGGAACAATTACTCTTTTTGTTTCAGCATTTTTCTTAATGCGTCAGCACGATGTAAAAAGAATGTTTGCTTATCACTCTATAGCTCATATGGGTGTTATTGCATTTGCTTTGGGCGTTGGTGGAAAAATAGGAATATTTGCAGCGCTTTTTCACTGTCTAGCTCATAGTTTTACAAAAGCACTTGCATTTTGTTCAACTGGAAATATAGCAAGAATTTACGGACATAAAGATATGAGTAAAATGGGCGGCATGGTAAAAATAGCACCTGTTACAACTATGATGTTTGGAGCAGCTGTTTGTTCGTTGGTTGGTGTTCCAGCTTTTGCGATATTTGTTAGCGAGTTTTTGGTATTTAAACAAGCTATAACAAGTGGACAATTTGGAGCTGTTGCTTTATTTGCTGTTGCACTTACTATAATTTTTATAGCAGACTTTTCACACTTTAATATGGCTAGTTTTGGCGAAAGTAAAGGCGAAATTGCTCACAAAAAAGAGATGAGTTTAATTGAAAATATACCATTGATAGCATTATGTGTTTTGATAGTTGTCTTTGGTTTGTGGCATGTAGATAGCTTTTATACTTTAGTTGAAAATGGCGTAAGAATAATAATGAGAGGTTAA
- a CDS encoding NADH-quinone oxidoreductase subunit C: protein MRGDNFIQILKTKVNVLEVTRQADDQVTVLVDRNDLPLAVKTLYYDIGGFISTMIPNDERELNGHFALYYALSMEGSKMTEKDDFLPEDKCFVTVKTLIPANDPTFPSVTPHVPACVWYEREAYDMYGLVAEGLPDKRRLVLSDDWPENLHPLRKDAMDYRYRPDPVAHQDEPEAEFLFPKGDGVVDVPLGPLHITSDEPGHFRLFCDGDEIIDADYRLFYQHRGMEKLAENRMNYDQMGYLAERVCGICGYAHAIACIEAAEKAIRLEIPLRAQAIRVICLEIERLHSHLLNIGLACEVTGNYNAFMHIFRVREYSMELAQLVTGGRKTYGNVIMGGLRRDMTDNEIRKSIAIINKLDVQIDEIWDAVMDDKRQIGRWKGVGILDRQVARDFSPVGPNMRGSGFKRDNRYDHPYDFFKQIEFEVAVEHGGDVFSREMVRYKELKSSIHIIRQCLELMPQTPIMIDPKTMIKPENFALGHDEAPRGENVHWIMQGSAQKVFRWRCRAATYNNWPSLRFQFRGNTIADAALIVCSLDPCYSCTERVTVVDVKTKKSKILTEKDLKLYSQTLKDSPLRELR from the coding sequence ATGCGTGGCGATAATTTTATACAAATTTTAAAAACTAAAGTAAATGTGTTAGAGGTTACAAGACAGGCTGATGATCAAGTTACTGTTTTGGTGGATAGAAATGATCTACCTTTGGCTGTAAAAACACTTTATTATGATATTGGTGGTTTTATAAGCACAATGATACCAAATGATGAGCGCGAACTTAATGGACATTTTGCACTATATTATGCTTTGTCTATGGAAGGTTCAAAAATGACAGAAAAAGATGATTTTTTGCCTGAGGATAAATGTTTTGTTACTGTAAAAACACTTATTCCAGCAAATGATCCTACTTTTCCATCTGTCACACCTCACGTTCCAGCTTGTGTTTGGTATGAAAGAGAAGCATATGATATGTATGGTCTTGTAGCTGAGGGATTGCCTGATAAACGTCGTTTGGTTTTAAGTGATGACTGGCCTGAAAACCTACATCCACTTAGAAAAGATGCGATGGACTATCGTTATAGACCAGACCCTGTCGCACATCAAGATGAACCAGAAGCTGAGTTTTTGTTTCCAAAAGGCGATGGTGTTGTTGATGTTCCGCTTGGACCTTTACACATAACAAGCGATGAGCCTGGGCATTTTAGACTATTTTGCGATGGCGATGAGATAATAGATGCTGATTATAGACTATTTTATCAACATAGAGGTATGGAAAAACTTGCCGAAAACAGAATGAACTATGACCAAATGGGTTATTTGGCTGAAAGGGTTTGTGGTATTTGCGGATACGCCCACGCCATAGCTTGTATAGAGGCTGCTGAAAAGGCTATAAGATTAGAAATTCCTCTTCGCGCTCAGGCCATTAGAGTTATTTGTCTTGAGATAGAAAGACTTCACTCACACCTTTTAAATATAGGTTTAGCGTGTGAGGTGACTGGTAACTATAACGCATTTATGCATATTTTTAGGGTTCGCGAGTATTCAATGGAGTTAGCTCAACTTGTTACTGGTGGTAGAAAAACTTATGGTAACGTTATCATGGGTGGACTTAGAAGAGATATGACCGATAATGAGATAAGAAAATCAATAGCAATCATAAATAAACTAGACGTCCAAATAGATGAAATTTGGGATGCTGTTATGGATGATAAAAGACAGATAGGTCGCTGGAAAGGAGTTGGTATTCTTGATAGACAAGTAGCTCGTGATTTTAGTCCGGTTGGTCCAAATATGAGAGGTAGCGGATTTAAAAGAGACAATAGATATGACCATCCTTATGACTTTTTTAAACAGATAGAATTTGAAGTTGCTGTTGAACACGGTGGCGATGTATTTAGTAGAGAGATGGTTAGGTATAAAGAGCTAAAAAGCTCAATTCATATCATTAGACAATGTCTTGAACTAATGCCTCAAACACCTATAATGATAGATCCAAAAACAATGATTAAGCCTGAGAATTTTGCCTTAGGACACGATGAAGCGCCTAGGGGTGAAAATGTGCATTGGATTATGCAAGGAAGCGCTCAAAAAGTATTTCGTTGGAGATGTAGAGCCGCTACATACAATAACTGGCCTAGCCTTCGCTTCCAATTTAGAGGAAATACAATAGCTGATGCAGCTTTGATAGTATGTTCGCTTGACCCTTGCTACTCTTGTACCGAGCGTGTTACAGTTGTTGATGTTAAAACTAAAAAGAGTAAAATTTTAACTGAAAAAGATTTGAAATTATATTCTCAAACATTAAAAGATTCTCCATTAAGGGAGTTAAGATGA
- a CDS encoding formate hydrogenlyase complex iron-sulfur subunit encodes MKLFDVTKKYGKATYAYPFEPYIVPDNFRGQPNYTYELCIGCAACGVACPSNAIEIKMNEEQTRLIWEFSCGRCIFCGRCDEVCPTGAIKLSDSFELAVKFDKSALIQRGELEIQRCKCCDKPFTPKRLINFSYARLEKANLLPHRLEEAKEYLYICPECKKAAAVKELTTVAETNIK; translated from the coding sequence ATGAAATTATTTGATGTAACAAAAAAATACGGAAAAGCTACTTATGCTTATCCATTTGAACCTTACATAGTTCCTGATAATTTTCGCGGACAGCCAAATTATACATATGAACTTTGTATAGGTTGTGCGGCTTGTGGTGTTGCTTGTCCATCTAACGCAATCGAGATAAAAATGAACGAAGAGCAAACTAGACTTATTTGGGAGTTTAGCTGTGGTCGTTGTATATTTTGTGGTCGTTGCGATGAGGTATGCCCAACAGGTGCTATTAAGCTTAGTGATAGTTTTGAACTTGCTGTTAAATTTGATAAGTCTGCGCTTATCCAAAGAGGGGAGTTAGAAATTCAAAGATGTAAATGCTGTGATAAACCTTTTACTCCAAAAAGACTTATAAATTTTAGCTATGCAAGACTTGAAAAAGCAAATTTGTTACCACATAGGTTAGAAGAAGCAAAAGAGTATTTATATATATGCCCTGAATGTAAAAAGGCAGCAGCTGTAAAAGAGCTAACAACAGTTGCCGAGACAAACATAAAATAA
- a CDS encoding NADH-quinone oxidoreductase subunit B family protein, producing the protein MSLYQVPDNIKTANDLTAKLEHLQNIKRSFSVYRIDCGSCNGCEIEIFAAITPMWDPERFGFKLVANPRHADILVCSGPVTRQMYYPLLRAYEAAPDPKIVVAFGACGSSGGIFHDAYSVWGGIDKVIPVDVYIPGCPPHPASVIYGLGMALGIIDQKLEKKSYENDTTLAPEVKESVMGDILFERDLQAESKRLMSYVFGRELYKKYISAVSSSSDIHNADITKNTLLEAIKKEEDPRYAECMAILHNDIYLKYTKADKSFSIDPKKEIWDKR; encoded by the coding sequence ATGAGTTTATATCAAGTTCCAGATAATATAAAAACAGCAAATGACCTAACAGCAAAATTAGAACATTTGCAAAATATAAAAAGAAGTTTTAGTGTTTATAGGATAGACTGCGGTAGCTGTAACGGCTGTGAGATAGAAATTTTTGCGGCAATTACACCTATGTGGGACCCTGAGCGTTTTGGATTTAAACTTGTAGCAAATCCACGCCACGCTGATATTTTGGTATGTTCAGGTCCTGTTACTAGACAGATGTATTATCCACTTTTGCGTGCTTATGAAGCAGCACCAGATCCAAAGATAGTAGTTGCTTTTGGTGCTTGTGGTTCTAGTGGCGGTATCTTTCATGATGCTTATAGTGTTTGGGGTGGTATAGATAAGGTTATACCGGTTGATGTTTATATACCAGGCTGCCCTCCACACCCAGCAAGTGTTATATATGGCCTTGGAATGGCACTTGGGATTATCGATCAAAAGCTAGAAAAAAAGAGCTATGAGAATGATACAACTCTTGCGCCAGAAGTAAAAGAGTCAGTTATGGGTGATATACTTTTTGAAAGAGATTTACAAGCTGAGTCAAAAAGGCTTATGAGTTATGTTTTTGGTAGAGAACTTTATAAAAAATATATAAGCGCTGTAAGTTCTTCAAGCGACATTCATAATGCGGATATAACTAAAAATACTTTGTTAGAAGCTATTAAAAAAGAAGAAGACCCTAGATATGCTGAATGTATGGCGATTTTACATAATGATATTTATTTAAAATATACAAAAGCCGATAAAAGCTTTAGTATAGACCCTAAAAAAGAGATTTGGGATAAAAGATGA
- a CDS encoding formate hydrogenlyase maturation HycH family protein, giving the protein MIRIFKLTKRHMDDNDKMPRELKDIKIFSTCVGHGVGTIDFSEQIAQMSEEEYEQMLNESGEYVKFKLGNLSKYFEVEIFAEHALRLLPQLCDGKLKQILLNLREGYLVIKKDF; this is encoded by the coding sequence ATGATAAGAATTTTTAAACTAACAAAACGCCATATGGACGATAACGACAAAATGCCACGCGAGTTAAAAGATATAAAAATATTTTCAACTTGCGTTGGACATGGTGTTGGTACGATTGATTTTAGCGAACAAATAGCACAAATGAGTGAAGAGGAATACGAACAAATGCTAAATGAGTCTGGCGAGTATGTAAAGTTTAAGCTTGGAAATCTTAGCAAATATTTTGAAGTTGAAATTTTTGCAGAGCATGCTTTAAGACTTTTACCACAACTTTGTGATGGTAAACTTAAACAAATTCTACTAAATTTACGTGAAGGATATTTAGTTATTAAAAAGGATTTTTGA
- a CDS encoding hydrogenase 3 maturation endopeptidase HyCI has translation MNKAVLCIGNPLRGDDDVGNEVGRLVCENLKDWKVFFGEDVPENEFGAIRDFAPDILIVVDAMSGFDDEKIEFFDLSDDRDYIYSTHNLPTPILLSYLRKICPKTLFLGINVLLENVLDFKEGMSEKAKQSAKKALKKIEFIDENLKGG, from the coding sequence ATGAACAAAGCCGTTTTGTGTATAGGTAACCCTTTGCGTGGAGATGATGATGTTGGTAATGAGGTTGGACGATTAGTTTGTGAAAATTTAAAAGATTGGAAGGTTTTTTTTGGGGAAGATGTCCCTGAAAATGAGTTTGGTGCGATAAGAGATTTTGCTCCAGATATACTTATAGTCGTAGATGCTATGAGCGGATTTGATGATGAGAAGATTGAATTTTTTGATTTAAGTGATGATAGAGATTATATCTACTCGACACACAATCTACCAACTCCAATTCTTTTAAGTTATTTAAGAAAAATATGTCCTAAAACGCTTTTTTTGGGAATTAATGTTTTGCTTGAAAATGTTCTTGATTTTAAAGAGGGTATGAGTGAAAAAGCAAAACAAAGTGCAAAAAAAGCTCTTAAAAAGATTGAATTTATAGATGAAAATTTAAAAGGAGGTTGA
- a CDS encoding formate/nitrite transporter family protein, whose product MLNPAQTAQAVSSSMEHKAHTPFISVVFLAIMAGAAIAMGDIFWAHSTVDMAEKQSIGMANFIGGITFSCGLMMVVFYGGHLFTSSVLSGVSTYDKKLTLGKTVSYWILVWICNFIGGALIAYMYYHSGLPLKFDGYILHHFIPTGVGKISTPFHELFIRGIFCNVFVCMAIWTATSENDLAGKFFAIMWMIGAFVACSMEHCVANMFIITEALIAKSHYLAANSGDINALASSLHGVSVDGLNSLNVFNFLIKNLLPVTMGNVVGGLFFVGLVGFMVNKFDMKKA is encoded by the coding sequence ATGTTAAATCCGGCACAAACAGCACAGGCTGTTTCAAGCTCAATGGAACACAAAGCTCACACTCCATTTATAAGTGTGGTCTTTTTGGCAATAATGGCGGGGGCTGCTATTGCCATGGGTGATATTTTTTGGGCTCACTCAACGGTAGACATGGCTGAAAAACAATCAATAGGCATGGCTAATTTTATAGGAGGTATAACTTTTTCTTGTGGTCTTATGATGGTTGTTTTTTATGGGGGACATCTTTTTACTAGCTCTGTTTTATCAGGTGTAAGTACTTATGACAAAAAATTAACACTAGGAAAAACAGTTAGCTATTGGATTTTAGTTTGGATTTGTAATTTTATAGGCGGTGCTTTGATCGCTTATATGTATTATCATTCAGGGCTTCCTTTGAAATTTGATGGATATATTTTGCATCACTTTATACCAACTGGTGTAGGTAAAATCTCAACTCCATTTCATGAGCTTTTTATACGTGGTATATTTTGTAATGTTTTTGTTTGCATGGCTATTTGGACAGCAACATCTGAAAATGACTTGGCGGGTAAATTTTTTGCAATTATGTGGATGATAGGTGCTTTCGTTGCTTGTTCTATGGAGCACTGCGTTGCAAATATGTTTATAATTACAGAAGCATTGATAGCAAAATCTCACTATTTAGCTGCAAACTCAGGCGATATTAACGCACTTGCTAGCTCTTTGCACGGCGTTAGTGTTGATGGTTTAAATTCTCTTAATGTATTTAATTTTTTGATTAAAAATTTATTACCTGTTACTATGGGGAATGTTGTCGGGGGACTATTCTTTGTAGGTCTTGTTGGATTTATGGTAAATAAATTTGATATGAAAAAAGCTTAA
- the dsbI gene encoding protein-disulfide oxidoreductase DsbI gives MNIIQKISSWQYTRYPWILLIIVSAGLVILAHSFFQHYLYMPPCEQCVYIRFAFLCMTLGGILATIDPKKNYFTLPGYAFAFWGAIQGIMYSVKLARIHAAAHSDDPFGVQGCSTDPTYPFNLPLHIWAPDWFLPTGDCGFENSVIPDGVTLNSIQEYFINLYQDGWYLIPSQHFMSMADSTLLGFVVCFIVLLVLFTSKIITTVKNPK, from the coding sequence ATGAATATAATACAAAAAATATCATCTTGGCAATATACTAGATACCCTTGGATATTGTTGATAATTGTAAGTGCGGGGCTAGTAATCCTAGCCCACTCTTTCTTTCAGCACTATCTTTATATGCCTCCTTGCGAGCAATGTGTATATATAAGATTTGCATTTTTATGTATGACTCTTGGTGGGATATTAGCAACAATAGACCCTAAGAAAAATTATTTTACACTACCTGGGTATGCTTTTGCTTTTTGGGGTGCGATACAAGGAATTATGTATAGTGTAAAGCTTGCTAGAATACATGCAGCAGCACATAGTGATGATCCTTTTGGTGTTCAAGGTTGTTCAACAGATCCAACATATCCATTTAACTTACCACTTCACATATGGGCCCCTGATTGGTTTTTACCTACTGGGGATTGTGGATTTGAAAACTCTGTAATACCAGATGGAGTTACTTTAAATAGCATTCAAGAATACTTCATAAACCTATATCAAGATGGCTGGTATTTGATACCTTCACAACACTTTATGTCTATGGCAGATAGTACTTTACTTGGCTTTGTTGTTTGTTTTATTGTATTATTAGTGTTATTTACTAGTAAAATCATAACAACGGTTAAAAATCCAAAATAA